The region TCCATCCAGCTTCCATTGTTGCAGAAAATGGGGTGATAGTCTCAAAAATGATATGGTCATTCCCCCCAAATCTGATATTAATCGTAAGCCAGTCCAAGTCTCGGACATAATTTTATTCTCCGACAACAATaacccctccaacacaaAAGTCAACCCCTCGACAATCTAAACAAAACCCCTTACCCAGTAGTTCGGTTTCTGATACGTCATAGTAGTCACCATCCTCTTCAAGCTTAAACAAacttcccccttttttctCAGCTTCCTCTTTCTACTCGAACCTCACACACAAAAAGTCAACAACGAAACAGCCCCTCAAAAATAGAGTGCTCCCAAAAGTTCTTGTTCATTACACTAAGTAATTATTCCATATCCGCCGTGCTCGCTGTCCATTTCCCCCAAAACCCGCCCACAGCCCCTCCATATTCAGCTATTTTTCAGCTGATGTAGTATAACATGAATAAATGACAATAGACATCCGTAGCCGCCCCGAAACAAAAAGCTTGCTGTGTACCCTCCGGACTCCGGAGAGACAAAACGATAACCCAGACGCGATTCCAATTCCCCAATGAAACACGCACGCCCTCTTTGCGGTCCAAAAAAAATCAGAAAAAGGGCAGGTATCACAAAACAAATACAACAACTCCCCAATCCATCCGCCTGTCCAGTAGCCATGCCAACCTAACGATCCGACAAGAGAGCACCAAAACCACTGGAAACCAACATAAACGCCTTGTTTTTGAAAGCCCATCCGGATCATATACAAAGTGGGAAGGTGATGGAGCAAGCCAATCATCTCCAGTTCCCCTGGCTCAAActcaacaacccagccaCGGCATCCACATCGCTCTTTTTGCTCGGGCTCACATTGCCCCTCATGaacctctccacctcgtCGTCCAGAGCAGCCCTCGAAGAAGCAGGGCTCCTGTTCTcagcctcttcatcctcaaaTATCTCCAAAACAGAGTCCTGGGCCGCCCGCTTGTCACGTCTCTGGCCCCGGCCCTTCACCGGCGCGGTGTTAGCTCGGTCGTTCAGGGCCGTCTTGTTGTTTGCCGGAGTGCGGCGGGGATGCTTCCTGTAATCCTTCTCTGACCTTGTAGCagaagaggggagagggcggcgacCTGTGGTTGCGGATCCCGTGATTGATTGGGCGTGAGAGTAATAAGGAGTACGCGGGTTGCCGTCTTCATCAGGGCTCCAGTTCTCCTTATCAGAATCGTGACCTGATGGGGAATGCCGTGCGTGAACTTTGATCTTCTCCGAAGTGCTGCTGACGACCTGCTGGTTGTCATGGTTGGCCTTTTCGCTAAGCTCCAGAACTGACTGCATCCTCGCAACACTGCTCGACGCTCTACCGAGctttgccttcttggccgcaCCTGGGCGAGGAGTGGCCTTGCTGATGGTGGCGTTGCGCTTGGCACTGCTGCTTTGCTGAAGAGGGCTGCCGCCGGTTGAGCTGGTTGACCTCAGAAGGCTGATAGCTGCGATGGCGGAGCCATTGCTCTCATTCTTGGCTTGTGCGGTAAGTGCATCCTCGCGGTTCTCAGCATCACAGGCAAACTCCCAGGCGTGCACATCTCTTGACCTTCCACGAGTGAGGCGAGGCGGTAGTGGGCTGTGGCTAGTGAGAGAACTGGTGAGAACTGAAATGGGTGGCAGTGTGACAATAGGAGAAGCACTGTGGCTTCGCTGCAGGTTCGGCCGCCGAATAGAGCGAAGTGACTGCAGCATGtcaggggttggtggagcgGCAATGGGACGCGGTGGTGAAATGGTCGAGGCTACAACTTCGGCCTTGCCTTCCAACGACATGGAGATGCGGAAACGAGAGGGTTGTGTGCTTGGTGGGGGTAGGATTGAGCCAGCAGAGAACGCTGGTGGGCATGACGACGAGAAGGATTCGAAGCTGTAGCCCGGGTTAGGAGACACGGTGATAGGCTGCATCATAGGTGTTACCCACGAGAAGGGCTCATCACGACCAGCCGTCACTGGTGCCGGTGTCGTGAATGAGTTGCCAGTATTCCACCTGTTGGAAAGATAACCAACCGACGCCGAGAAGGACTGTGACAGCGCTGAAGACTGGTCGTGAGCGGATCTTGGTTTAGGAGCAGGGGTAGCCAGCTCCTTAGCGTTGTCCCGGGGTTCCTCCCACTTGCTAGTCTCGCGGCGTACTTCGGCCACTGGCTCGGGCTCCTCCCCAGCTTGAGATACGGGTCTATCTGGCTGGGTGGGGGACGTCGGTTCCTGCTCGGGTCGTGATAATGACTGAAgcggggaggtgttggtgataTCGGAACTAAAAGCGGTGTTGTAAGGAGCGGGGTCAGAAGAGAGGATCTGCATGCCGCCGTATCTGAGGGCCGCAAGCTCCTGCGGCGACAAGGGTCGTGATTTTCTTCTGTCGTTTTGTCTTCTGTTTTGGAACCAAATCTAGCCGCTACATGTTAGTGCCGATTCGACAGAGACAGAGAACCGATACGCGTCCTGTTCCTCGCTGGCACTAACCTGAACCTCTTTTTCGTTAAGTGAGACGCGTTTTACAATATCGAGACGCGCTGCCTTGTCAGGCTTAGGGTTGGCATTGTAGGCCGCCTCGAGGATCGCCTTGTCTTTGGCACTGCAGAACGCGTTTTTGTTAGTAAATCGAGGACTTTACTCGGCAAATAATGTCATAGCCGGCGGTGTCACATACGCGGTGCGTTTCCTCTTGCCCTTGGGGTGTCTTTCGTTCTCCCCCACTGATCTCAAAAACTCTGGTCTGTATTCGGGTGACGACTGCTGGGGAATTGCGGGGAGGGCattggcggtggtgggagagcTCGGCTGCTGTTCATCGCCCGACACAGCGGGGGATTGGGCACGAGGAGCTGGtgacggcgaggaggcgCGTGGTGAAGGAGCTTGGTGATCCATTGTCAATTGGTAtttgggggggcggggaagggggtaTATCGTGAGAGGCATGCCCGAGTCAGCAGGGCATGCTACAATGGGACCGTCGCAAAGCTTGAGATAGtctctcgtcgtcgtcgtgctGCTGGTACGGAAGGGTGAAGCTGTGCCAGAGAGCAACGGACGAGGCAacagaggagagagagaaagcaAGAGAAAGGTCGGTGAACGTGTCGACGCGCAAGACAGGGAAATCCGTGGCAGGAAGGAAGGCCCTTTTGAAAGAGGGGGTGGATATGTTGCAGAGCGTGCCGACCGCGATCCTGGGTACCTTCTGGTGCAGAAAGCACAATCATCTAAAAAACGGACCCACGTCGTGTGCCGGGGCTCCGCCCATCTGCTCTGCCCGCGTCTAACTGCAGCCAATCACAGGCGCCGAAAACGCGATTGACGGTCCCGAATAGGAAACAAAGTCAACAATTCCAGCGTCTCGGAAGTGCTTTCCTCGAGCAACCCAGCGCCAAGCCCATTTCAAAATTCAAGGTTTCTGCAAGTCCCGcatcccaccaccttccctgcctttttattttaattcATTAAATCAGGAAGGGGTGAACGCGACACGCGACTTTTTGTCGATTTAAATGGCAATGGAACCTAGGTCTGTGCTCTTTCTCCCCTACTCACTGCGTGCGCTCATCAATTGTCAGCTAAATTGAGCACTCCTCGTCATGAATTGCTCCCGTAATTGACTTTTCCCGGTGCTCAATTAACCTTCgcatcggcggcggcaaaCATCGTCACTCTGGCACGATACCAGTCCAATATGCCGCTGTTGTTTATGGAAAGAGCATGCATGTATGGGAGCAGTTTTATATGCACCTGCAATGCACGAAATCTCCTCTTGAACACATACTGATCTTATCAGCTATGAACCTATTTAAACATATCGAAACCATTACCTTACCTTTACTGACCTCTCCAGAACAACAGCACCTCCCCTTCAGACATCCTCAACGGCGCTTGCTTGGCTACTTCTTATCCGGTCTCTTTCATCCAATGTCATGATGActgcctccaccacctgctTGATTGACGCCGGGTCCAAAGAGGACTGCTGGCTGGGTGAGGTGAAGAGACGCCTATTAACCGGAGCAGCCGCCTGGCCCTCCTCGTACAtgtcttcatcttcctcctcgataTATGGTACCCGAGGCGTATACAGCCCGTTGACTGTTTCGTTGACTGTTCGGCTGGTGGTTGGAGTAGGCGGAAGCTCATCGCTCTCTACCCTTCTTTGGCGCTTGGAGGAGCTTCCCGTCCTCGATTCTCTGGTAATAAGAAGACTATTTCTGGGCGTCCTCGCTGATCCGCTTGTCGGCGTCGGCATGTtcccaaggccaaggccgaGCTTCCTTTTGCGGCTCGGGGTAGAGCAGACACTGCTTGCAGTGTCCCGAAAAGACCGTTGAGAGGAAAGCTCAAAGCTTTCCAAGCCTTTCAGTACTGTACTTGTCCCAGAGCTGACTGACACGCCGTCATTTGGCACCGGTATCAGATACATCTGCTGGTACTTCGAGCGGGAACCACTCCATTGGTGGGGTGCTTGGAAGATAAATGCTGGCGCAGGGCTGTTCTCAAGGGCAGTGTGCATCTCGtcttcctcatcgtcctcatcgtcctcctccccgtttTCTCGGCCTTGCTGACTCCTCGATCTCAAGTCGTCGTAATTATCCCACTGTCCCTGCCGAATACCATGTAGATGGTTTGACGaggcctctccctccaaagGTAGCCTTGTAGGGTCAATCCACCAGCTTGTCTCGCAAGGCTCATACTTGAACTCCCTCTCGTACGCCCTGTGCTTTGTCTCCAACTCATCCTCAAAGGAGTAAAGGCCACAACCACCTCGCGAGATCGGATCCCAGTTTGGGCAGCCGTAGTACC is a window of Podospora pseudopauciseta strain CBS 411.78 chromosome 1, whole genome shotgun sequence DNA encoding:
- a CDS encoding hypothetical protein (COG:K; EggNog:ENOG503Q4NC), coding for MPLTIYPLPRPPKYQLTMDHQAPSPRASSPSPAPRAQSPAVSGDEQQPSSPTTANALPAIPQQSSPEYRPEFLRSVGENERHPKGKRKRTAAKDKAILEAAYNANPKPDKAARLDIVKRVSLNEKEVQIWFQNRRQNDRRKSRPLSPQELAALRYGGMQILSSDPAPYNTAFSSDITNTSPLQSLSRPEQEPTSPTQPDRPVSQAGEEPEPVAEVRRETSKWEEPRDNAKELATPAPKPRSAHDQSSALSQSFSASVGYLSNRWNTGNSFTTPAPVTAGRDEPFSFESFSSSCPPAFSAGSILPPPSTQPSRFRISMSLEGKAEVVASTISPPRPIAAPPTPDMLQSLRSIRRPNLQRSHSASPIVTLPPISVLTSSLTSHSPLPPRLTRGRSRDVHAWEFACDAENREDALTAQAKNESNGSAIAAISLLRSTSSTGGSPLQQSSSAKRNATISKATPRPGAAKKAKLGRASSSVARMQSVLELSEKANHDNQQVVSSTSEKIKVHARHSPSGHDSDKENWSPDEDGNPRTPYYSHAQSITGSATTGRRPLPSSATRSEKDYRKHPRRTPANNKTALNDRANTAPVKGRGQRRDKRAAQDSVLEIFEDEEAENRSPASSRAALDDEVERFMRGNVSPSKKSDVDAVAGLLSLSQGNWR